CTGACCGCTCCAGCGGCCAGTCGCTCTTCCACGGCTGCGGTGAAGTCGCCCTCGACCGACCCCCCAAACGGACCCTTGATCTTCAAGCCAAGCCATTCCGGTGGGTTGTGGCTGGCGGTGATCACCAGGGCCCCGAGGGCCTGGCGTTCCACCACAGTCCAGCTGCAGGCTGGGGTTGGAACGGCTGAGCTGGTCAGTAGGGGTGTGAGGCCGACTCCGCGGACGGCGGATGCAATCGCTTCGGCCAGTTCCGGTGCCAGGAAGCGACGGTCATAGCCGATCACCACGGTGCGGCTCTTCAGTCCTGCCGGTGCCTGATAAGCGAGCTCCTGCGCTGAGGCTGCCGCGACGGGCAGCAGCCGTTCCACGGTGATGTCCACACCAAGGATTCCCCGCCATCCGTCAGTGCCGAAGCGGATGGGTGCTGCAGCCAGAGGGAGGGGAGGCGACGCCATGGGATGCCTGTGCTGCATGTGGATCTAGCAGCCGGCCGCCGTAACGTCGGCGGATGGGTGACACCCCTTCCGTTGACAAGCCACTCAACGACAGACTGCTGCGCAGTTGGACTCGTTGTCGCCGCCGCGCCTGGCTGGATCGCCATGGTGACCCCGCTCTGCGCGTTTACACAGCCCACAGGACGCTTCAGCTCGACGATCAGCAGCGCAGCTTCGTGGCCTTGCTGCCGCGCAAGCCAGGTCATGGCATCGACGCCTGTGCACGCGGTGATGCGGGGGTGGTTGGCCTGCGATTGACGGGTTTCACCGTGGATGGACACCGTCTCGAAGCCCATCCGGTGTTGTTACAGCGTCAGTCAGGCCAGAGCCGATGGGGTGATTACAGCTACAAGCCGGTGCTGGCCCGCCAGGGGAGACGTCTTACACGCGAGCATCGCCTGCAGCTGGCACTTTCCGCCCGGCTGCTGTCGGATCTTCAGCAGGCTCCGGTGACCCATGGCTTGGCTCTCGCTGGAGCGGGTCGGCGCTTGGAAAAGGAAACGGTTGCTTTAGGTGACAGCCTGCAGCGCCAGCTGGATGAAGCCCTGCGCAAGCTGGCGGCCGACCTGGAACGGCCTACGCCTCCACCATTGGCGGCTGATCGGCGCAAATGCACCCTCTGCAGTTGGCGGGGTGTCTGCAATGCCGAAGCCCGTCGGGAGGGACACCTCAGTGAGGTCAGCGGCATCGGCGCCAAGCGCCGGGACATGCTGCTTGAACTCGGTATCGACAGCCTGAAGACGCTGGCCGATGCGGACCCAGTCGTACTGGAAGCGCACTTGAAGCACTTCGGCGAACAGCATGGTGCTATGGCGGCACCGCTGGTGGCCCAGGCTCGGGCGCAACGGGATGGACAGGTGGAGTCCCTGCTCCCGTCGTCTCCCGCACTGCCGGAACTGGTGGATGCTCCCGGGGTGCTGCTCTATGACATCGAATCCGACCCGGATGCTCGCGACGACTTTCTGCATGGATTCGTGCGTCTGTCTCGGGATGGGAACGGCAGCTGGG
This region of Synechococcus sp. NOUM97013 genomic DNA includes:
- a CDS encoding TM0106 family RecB-like putative nuclease, which codes for MGDTPSVDKPLNDRLLRSWTRCRRRAWLDRHGDPALRVYTAHRTLQLDDQQRSFVALLPRKPGHGIDACARGDAGVVGLRLTGFTVDGHRLEAHPVLLQRQSGQSRWGDYSYKPVLARQGRRLTREHRLQLALSARLLSDLQQAPVTHGLALAGAGRRLEKETVALGDSLQRQLDEALRKLAADLERPTPPPLAADRRKCTLCSWRGVCNAEARREGHLSEVSGIGAKRRDMLLELGIDSLKTLADADPVVLEAHLKHFGEQHGAMAAPLVAQARAQRDGQVESLLPSSPALPELVDAPGVLLYDIESDPDARDDFLHGFVRLSRDGNGSWALDSATYHPLLVLQEHGEARCWKRLSRFLAHYPDWPVLHYGETESLALRKMAQRQGVSEADQQALRHRLVDVHARLRLHWRMPLNSYGLKTVADWLGFRWSQVGVDGARALLWWRQWRGTGRRDRGPVQALRWIFTYNRDDGMATWAVAAWMLAQDRSLQSPIGGSQNPPGR